One genomic region from Desulfallas thermosapovorans DSM 6562 encodes:
- a CDS encoding inositol-3-phosphate synthase has product MSKINIAIAGVGNCASALLQGIEMYKNSPQEAVGLMNYEVGGYKPGDINVVAAFDIDKRKVGKKLQEAVFAKPNCTAVFYDQLPDYTVEVQMGPVMDGVSEHMADYEPDKSFVVAAEEPCDVVKVLKESGAEILINYLPVGSENAAKFYAQACLEANVGFINAMPVFIASDEAWAKKFSDKNIPIIGDDVKSQVGATIVHRTLTKLFENRGVILDRTYQLNFGGNTDFLNMLNRSRLVSKKKSKTQSVQAELKTALADNNIHIGPSDYIPWLNDNKICHIRMEGRGFGNVPLTLEVKLSVEDAPNSGGVMIDAIRCMKLALDRKTGGILNSISAFTMKSPPVQYTDTEAKRMVAEFISGGRER; this is encoded by the coding sequence TTGTCTAAAATCAACATAGCCATTGCAGGCGTTGGGAATTGTGCAAGCGCTTTATTGCAAGGAATAGAAATGTACAAAAACTCGCCCCAAGAGGCTGTCGGGCTGATGAATTATGAGGTTGGCGGTTACAAACCGGGTGACATTAACGTAGTTGCAGCCTTTGATATTGATAAGCGGAAAGTGGGCAAAAAGCTGCAGGAAGCAGTGTTTGCCAAACCAAATTGCACTGCTGTGTTTTATGACCAGTTACCTGACTATACGGTTGAAGTGCAGATGGGGCCTGTTATGGATGGCGTTTCAGAACACATGGCTGATTACGAACCGGATAAGAGTTTTGTGGTCGCCGCTGAAGAACCCTGTGATGTGGTTAAAGTGTTAAAGGAAAGCGGCGCGGAAATTTTAATCAATTACCTGCCCGTGGGCTCTGAAAATGCCGCCAAATTTTATGCCCAAGCATGCCTTGAAGCCAATGTCGGTTTTATCAATGCCATGCCGGTGTTCATTGCTTCAGATGAAGCCTGGGCCAAAAAATTCAGCGATAAAAATATTCCAATTATCGGTGATGACGTAAAAAGCCAGGTGGGAGCAACCATTGTCCATCGCACGTTAACCAAGTTATTTGAGAATCGCGGTGTAATCCTTGACCGCACTTACCAGCTGAATTTTGGCGGGAATACTGACTTTTTAAATATGCTTAACCGCAGCAGGCTTGTTTCCAAGAAAAAATCAAAAACCCAGTCGGTGCAGGCCGAACTGAAAACTGCCCTGGCTGATAACAATATTCATATTGGACCCAGCGATTACATCCCCTGGTTAAATGACAATAAAATCTGCCATATACGCATGGAGGGGAGAGGGTTTGGCAATGTTCCATTAACCCTGGAGGTTAAACTTTCCGTGGAGGACGCGCCCAACAGCGGAGGCGTTATGATAGATGCCATCAGGTGCATGAAACTGGCTTTAGATCGCAAAACCGGCGGTATATTGAATTCCATCTCAGCTTTTACCATGAAATCACCGCCAGTTCAGTATACCGATACAGAGGCGAAAAGGATGGTGGCTGAATTTATCAGTGGCGGGAGGGAGCGCTAG
- a CDS encoding tetratricopeptide repeat protein has protein sequence MVKKDNKQSAKNTGSFANLPRKKKRQKIVFGILAVVLGVGLVGSSMFWAFGDSNIPSKAGTAGVQQAGSTEQKIADLESQLKEDQQNTALMGQLAKLYRDNGEGQKAVDTYNKALKIKPDDVEMHKELGVTYFLLGDYDKATAQMDEALELKPDDAYAHYYAGQFYAFRSDEGRDVGKGIKELEEFVRLQKEGPDVEKAKQYINELQAGQTN, from the coding sequence TTGGTTAAAAAAGATAACAAGCAGTCTGCAAAAAATACAGGTTCCTTTGCCAATTTACCCAGGAAGAAAAAGCGGCAAAAAATCGTTTTCGGTATACTTGCTGTGGTGCTTGGGGTGGGGTTGGTCGGCTCCTCCATGTTTTGGGCCTTCGGCGATAGCAATATACCATCCAAAGCCGGCACGGCTGGCGTGCAGCAAGCAGGTTCCACCGAACAAAAAATAGCCGATCTGGAATCCCAATTAAAAGAGGACCAGCAAAACACGGCATTAATGGGCCAGCTGGCCAAGCTGTACAGAGATAACGGCGAAGGCCAAAAGGCGGTGGATACTTATAATAAAGCGCTTAAAATTAAGCCGGACGATGTGGAAATGCACAAAGAACTGGGTGTAACTTATTTCTTGCTGGGCGATTATGACAAGGCCACCGCCCAGATGGATGAGGCATTGGAATTAAAACCGGACGATGCCTATGCCCATTATTACGCCGGCCAGTTTTATGCTTTCCGCAGTGACGAAGGCCGTGATGTTGGCAAGGGCATAAAAGAATTGGAAGAATTTGTGCGCCTCCAAAAAGAAGGACCTGATGTGGAAAAGGCCAAGCAGTATATCAATGAATTACAAGCGGGCCAAACTAATTAG
- a CDS encoding spore coat protein, translated as MAFNLSQKENLLLQDQKKHEQLCIQKYQSYARQAQDPQLKQLFNSLAQQEQQHLNTINQLLNGQVPNLHQNQQNQQGQNQGQNQNQYLQAAQNMTPGTANQNDIDLCNDMLVTEKYISGTYDNTIFECTNSNARQVLNHIQKEEQQHGEAIFNYLQSQGAYEVQ; from the coding sequence TTGGCATTTAACCTATCTCAAAAGGAAAACTTACTGCTGCAGGATCAAAAGAAACATGAACAGCTGTGTATACAAAAGTATCAAAGTTATGCCCGGCAGGCTCAGGATCCTCAACTTAAACAGCTGTTTAATTCGCTGGCCCAGCAAGAACAACAGCATTTGAATACCATAAACCAGTTGTTGAACGGCCAGGTTCCCAATCTCCACCAAAACCAGCAAAACCAGCAAGGCCAAAACCAGGGCCAGAACCAAAACCAGTACCTGCAGGCTGCCCAAAACATGACTCCGGGCACGGCAAACCAGAATGATATTGATTTGTGTAACGATATGCTGGTTACCGAAAAATATATTTCCGGTACCTACGATAATACTATTTTTGAATGCACCAATTCCAATGCCCGGCAGGTATTAAACCACATTCAAAAAGAAGAACAGCAGCATGGTGAAGCTATCTTCAATTATTTGCAAAGCCAGGGCGCGTACGAGGTGCAGTAA
- the scfA gene encoding six-cysteine ranthipeptide SCIFF produces MGKHIKTINSRTLQSTVRSGGCGECQTSCQSACKTSCTVGNQACAKKKN; encoded by the coding sequence TTGGGTAAACACATCAAGACCATTAACAGCCGGACGCTGCAAAGCACCGTGCGCAGCGGGGGTTGCGGTGAGTGTCAGACTTCTTGCCAATCGGCTTGCAAGACATCTTGCACGGTGGGCAACCAGGCTTGCGCCAAAAAGAAAAACTAA
- a CDS encoding nucleotide sugar dehydrogenase, whose amino-acid sequence MSLYEKIVNRQQKISVIGLGYVGLPIAIAFARKALVIGFDVNTKKIGLYKSGIDPTGEVGSEAIKNTTVEFTAGERKLREARFHIIAVPTPVNKDHTPDLTALKSASCILGRNLARGSIVVYESTVYPGVTEEICLPILEKESGLKGGSDFKIAYSPERINPGDMNHRLENIVKIVSGMDHETLDTVARVYELVVKAGVYRAESIKVAEAAKVIENSQRDINIAFMNELSIIFNKMGIDTKAVLKAAGTKWNFLKFYPGLVGGHCIGVDPYYLTYKAEEMGYHSQIILAGRQINDHMPKYVAENVVKKMIKANKQIKGSKVAIFGVTFKENCPDVRNTKVVDIVKELEEYGIEVKIVDPVADQEDLWETYKISPRNAEEIVDMDAVIFAVPHEAFKSIKLKDIKKMFNHQDQYPRTMDESAAATQPGAGQGQNVYVLIDVKGMFDKKEAEDMNFLYWRL is encoded by the coding sequence ATGAGTTTATACGAAAAAATAGTCAACAGGCAACAAAAAATCTCTGTGATTGGTTTGGGTTATGTTGGTCTGCCCATAGCCATTGCCTTTGCCAGGAAGGCATTGGTTATTGGTTTCGATGTCAATACAAAAAAAATTGGTTTGTATAAATCCGGTATTGATCCCACCGGCGAGGTGGGCAGCGAAGCTATAAAAAATACCACCGTGGAATTCACCGCCGGCGAAAGAAAATTAAGGGAGGCCAGGTTTCACATTATTGCCGTGCCGACTCCTGTAAATAAGGATCACACACCTGATTTGACGGCACTTAAAAGTGCCAGTTGTATCCTGGGCAGAAACCTGGCCCGGGGATCGATTGTGGTTTATGAATCCACGGTATACCCGGGTGTCACCGAAGAAATTTGCCTGCCCATCTTGGAAAAGGAATCGGGCTTAAAGGGCGGCAGTGATTTTAAAATCGCCTATTCTCCGGAACGTATCAACCCGGGTGATATGAATCACCGCCTGGAGAATATCGTGAAAATAGTATCAGGCATGGACCATGAAACGCTGGATACCGTGGCCAGGGTTTATGAGCTGGTGGTTAAGGCCGGTGTTTATAGAGCCGAAAGTATTAAAGTGGCCGAGGCAGCCAAGGTGATTGAAAATTCCCAAAGGGATATTAATATTGCTTTCATGAATGAGCTCTCCATTATTTTCAACAAAATGGGCATTGATACCAAGGCTGTTTTGAAGGCGGCGGGGACCAAATGGAATTTCCTAAAGTTTTACCCCGGGCTGGTGGGCGGCCACTGTATAGGGGTTGACCCTTACTACCTGACTTATAAAGCGGAAGAAATGGGCTACCACTCCCAAATTATCCTGGCCGGCAGGCAGATAAACGACCACATGCCCAAATACGTCGCTGAAAACGTAGTTAAGAAAATGATCAAGGCCAACAAGCAAATTAAAGGCTCAAAGGTGGCGATATTCGGCGTAACCTTCAAAGAAAACTGCCCGGATGTCAGAAATACCAAAGTGGTGGATATCGTTAAAGAACTGGAGGAGTATGGCATTGAGGTAAAAATAGTGGACCCGGTGGCTGATCAAGAGGACCTGTGGGAGACCTATAAAATCAGCCCCCGTAATGCGGAAGAAATTGTAGATATGGATGCGGTAATTTTTGCGGTGCCCCATGAAGCTTTCAAGTCCATCAAATTAAAAGATATTAAGAAAATGTTCAATCATCAAGACCAATATCCCCGTACCATGGACGAATCTGCCGCAGCAACCCAGCCCGGTGCGGGCCAGGGGCAAAATGTATATGTGCTAATTGACGTTAAAGGAATGTTTGACAAAAAAGAGGCGGAGGACATGAATTTTTTGTATTGGAGGCTTTGA
- the murA gene encoding UDP-N-acetylglucosamine 1-carboxyvinyltransferase gives MDKLIIDGGRPLQGKVRISGAKNAALAILCAAIMAGDEVVLENIPDISDVRVMIEIIKHIGAEVKWLSNSSLKIMAPSRIAADPPCDLVKKLRASNLLLGPLLARFGYAKLSLPGGCNIGVRPMDLHFKGLAGMGAQISLESGYAVGKTAGRLQGARIYLDFPSVGATENIMMAACLAEGQTVLENVAKEPEIVDLANFLNCLGAKVRGAGTDVIKVEGVPELGGCVRYAVIPDRIESGTFMVAAAATRGHLVLENVIPLHVEPICAKLRESGVQVWEEDDMLTVDATGELRPVDIKTMPYPGFPTDMQSQMMAFLSTVQGTSIIIENIFENRFQIADELKRMGACIKVEGRMAVVEGVTKLHGARVKSTDLRAGAALVIAALMAEGQTEIENTHYIERGYHMLDEKLKSLGVRLKV, from the coding sequence ATGGACAAACTGATTATTGACGGGGGGCGGCCGCTGCAGGGGAAGGTGCGTATCAGCGGTGCTAAAAATGCAGCTTTGGCTATTTTATGCGCAGCCATTATGGCCGGCGATGAAGTAGTATTGGAAAATATCCCTGATATCAGCGATGTGCGGGTAATGATCGAGATCATAAAACATATCGGGGCCGAGGTAAAATGGCTGAGCAATTCATCGCTCAAGATCATGGCACCCTCTCGCATAGCGGCAGATCCGCCTTGCGACTTGGTTAAAAAGCTCCGTGCTTCCAACCTGCTTTTAGGACCGCTGCTGGCCAGGTTTGGATACGCCAAGCTTTCCTTGCCCGGTGGTTGCAATATCGGGGTCAGGCCCATGGATTTACATTTTAAAGGACTGGCCGGTATGGGGGCGCAAATCAGCCTGGAAAGCGGATACGCCGTGGGCAAAACCGCCGGTCGCCTGCAGGGGGCCCGTATTTACCTGGACTTCCCCAGTGTGGGGGCCACGGAAAACATTATGATGGCGGCCTGCCTGGCTGAGGGACAAACTGTGCTGGAGAATGTGGCCAAGGAACCCGAGATAGTGGATTTGGCCAACTTCCTTAACTGCCTGGGCGCCAAAGTACGGGGAGCGGGTACCGATGTAATCAAGGTGGAAGGGGTGCCCGAATTGGGCGGGTGTGTGCGTTATGCCGTCATTCCGGACCGTATCGAATCCGGCACCTTCATGGTGGCCGCTGCAGCCACCCGGGGACATTTAGTGCTGGAAAATGTCATCCCCCTGCACGTGGAACCCATCTGCGCCAAACTGCGTGAATCCGGTGTACAGGTTTGGGAAGAAGATGATATGCTTACCGTTGACGCCACGGGCGAACTGCGTCCCGTGGATATAAAAACCATGCCTTATCCCGGTTTCCCCACCGATATGCAGTCGCAAATGATGGCCTTTTTATCCACCGTGCAGGGTACCAGTATTATCATTGAAAATATTTTTGAGAACCGGTTTCAGATCGCCGATGAGTTGAAAAGAATGGGGGCCTGTATCAAGGTGGAGGGCCGTATGGCTGTGGTCGAGGGAGTAACCAAGCTGCACGGCGCCAGGGTAAAGTCCACGGATTTAAGGGCCGGCGCGGCCCTGGTGATTGCAGCCCTCATGGCCGAAGGGCAAACCGAAATAGAAAACACCCATTATATTGAACGTGGTTATCACATGCTGGATGAAAAGCTGAAAAGCCTTGGGGTCAGGCTTAAAGTTTGA
- the scfB gene encoding thioether cross-link-forming SCIFF peptide maturase, with product MIHAFTFDGTNIVLDVNSNAVHEVDEPTLQIIKDYQAMSETGLVHKYGPIYGNDVVMEIIGEIKELTDSGLLFSPDPLPGGYEPPGGETVKALCLNLAHDCNLRCRYCFAGQGDFGGGRELMPAEVGRAALDFLMRASGDRRHVEVDFFGGEPLMNRAVLADLVEYGRTKAREAGKEIKFTLTTNVTLLDREMQQFIGHHDLAVVLSVDGRPQVHDRMRVTAAGGGSYRQVMDKIMEFTGSPHCREYIIRGTFTRHNLDFSADVKHLAEAGLNHISVEPVVAGADTDYTFRDEDIPVLMEEYDKLTRYLLERHRQGRPVDFFHFNIDLEDGPCLPKRLTGCSAGSEYLAVVPGGVLYPCHQFVGKDDFQVGTVYEGVVKKNIANIFRSAHIYNKNECCQCWAKFHCSGGCHANAYAFNGDLLKPYSLGCILARKRLECALYLKIKTRVD from the coding sequence TTGATCCACGCCTTTACCTTTGACGGCACCAATATAGTGCTGGATGTCAACAGTAATGCCGTGCATGAGGTGGATGAGCCCACCTTGCAAATTATAAAAGATTACCAGGCCATGTCCGAAACCGGGCTGGTGCATAAATACGGTCCTATTTACGGGAACGATGTGGTAATGGAAATAATCGGGGAGATTAAAGAGCTAACGGACAGCGGCCTGCTTTTTTCCCCGGACCCGCTGCCGGGCGGGTACGAGCCGCCCGGGGGTGAAACGGTCAAAGCGCTTTGTTTGAACCTGGCCCACGACTGCAACTTGCGCTGTCGCTATTGTTTTGCCGGCCAGGGTGACTTTGGCGGCGGGCGTGAGTTGATGCCGGCGGAAGTGGGCCGGGCCGCCCTGGATTTTTTAATGCGGGCCTCGGGTGATCGGCGGCATGTGGAGGTGGATTTTTTCGGCGGCGAGCCGCTGATGAACCGGGCGGTGCTGGCGGATTTGGTGGAGTATGGCCGGACCAAAGCCCGGGAGGCGGGTAAGGAGATCAAGTTTACCCTTACCACCAATGTCACCCTGCTGGACCGGGAGATGCAGCAATTTATCGGCCATCACGATCTGGCGGTGGTTCTTTCCGTTGACGGGCGACCCCAGGTGCATGACCGCATGCGGGTTACCGCAGCAGGCGGGGGTAGTTACCGGCAGGTGATGGATAAAATCATGGAATTCACGGGCTCGCCCCATTGCCGGGAGTATATCATCAGGGGTACCTTTACCCGCCACAACCTGGATTTTTCCGCCGATGTGAAACACCTGGCCGAGGCGGGGTTAAACCACATTTCCGTAGAACCCGTGGTGGCCGGGGCTGACACTGATTATACCTTTAGAGATGAGGACATACCGGTATTGATGGAGGAGTATGACAAGCTGACCAGGTATTTACTGGAAAGGCACCGCCAGGGCCGGCCGGTGGATTTTTTCCATTTCAATATCGATCTGGAGGACGGGCCCTGCCTGCCCAAACGTCTCACGGGCTGCAGCGCCGGTTCCGAATACCTGGCGGTGGTGCCCGGCGGGGTGCTGTACCCCTGCCACCAGTTCGTGGGCAAAGATGACTTCCAGGTTGGCACGGTTTATGAAGGGGTTGTCAAAAAAAATATAGCAAATATATTCCGCAGCGCGCATATTTATAATAAAAACGAATGCTGCCAGTGTTGGGCCAAGTTCCATTGCAGTGGCGGCTGTCATGCCAATGCCTATGCCTTTAACGGCGATTTGCTTAAACCTTACTCACTGGGATGTATACTGGCCCGCAAAAGGTTGGAGTGCGCGTTATATCTTAAAATTAAGACCAGGGTGGATTAA
- the hisF gene encoding imidazole glycerol phosphate synthase subunit HisF produces MKKVLVMPCLDIKEGRVVKGVQFVNLRDAGDPVECTRTYCENGADELAFLDITATLEKRKTTLDVVRRVAGVTTVPFTVGGGIATLADAEAVLAAGADRVSISSAGYRHPELLEEAAKRFGSEKVVVAIDADKNPSLPSGYEVYIDGGKTATGTDAVEWAKQAEARGAGIILPTSKACDGAKSGYDLPLIKGIKDAVQVPVIASGGAGKMEHFLEAVKIGGADILLAASVFHFGEIIIADLKKYLRDNGVATA; encoded by the coding sequence ATGAAAAAAGTACTGGTTATGCCATGCCTGGACATCAAAGAGGGCAGGGTGGTCAAGGGTGTTCAGTTTGTTAATTTGCGTGATGCCGGCGATCCCGTGGAATGTACCCGTACATACTGTGAAAACGGGGCCGATGAATTGGCCTTTCTGGATATTACCGCCACTTTGGAAAAAAGAAAGACCACCCTGGACGTGGTGCGCCGGGTGGCCGGGGTAACCACTGTTCCCTTTACAGTAGGCGGCGGCATTGCCACCCTGGCCGATGCCGAGGCGGTTTTGGCGGCCGGGGCGGACCGTGTTTCCATCAGCAGCGCGGGTTATCGCCACCCGGAATTGCTGGAGGAAGCCGCCAAAAGGTTCGGCTCGGAAAAAGTGGTGGTGGCCATTGACGCGGATAAAAATCCTTCGTTACCATCGGGTTACGAGGTGTACATAGACGGGGGCAAAACCGCCACCGGGACGGACGCCGTAGAATGGGCCAAACAAGCTGAAGCCAGGGGTGCGGGAATTATTCTACCTACCAGCAAAGCCTGTGACGGTGCCAAAAGCGGGTATGATCTACCCTTGATCAAGGGCATTAAAGATGCAGTACAGGTACCCGTTATCGCCTCGGGGGGTGCCGGAAAAATGGAACATTTTTTGGAAGCGGTGAAAATTGGCGGGGCTGATATACTGCTGGCGGCATCTGTTTTCCATTTCGGCGAAATTATTATTGCTGACTTGAAAAAGTACCTGCGGGATAACGGCGTGGCCACAGCGTGA
- a CDS encoding peptidase MA family metallohydrolase: MTMKQQYILQEQEQPASHIVKLLSVVLAVLFMVGTFMLIRVPGGIKGYLYGFFREIARAQTLLRTHGWQHAEDDYLIIRYRGDQEGAELVQETTRLFYQRICDDFNFTPARKIPIIIHASREELNASFGWPASENAMGVYWGGVIRVLAPRAWINEDDPEAMKRIFWQAGPMAHEMTHLVLDYVARGNYPRWFTEGLAQYEEYKITGFLFSQPPGIWDRGLYPLERMDRNFDALLDQTLAYRQSLSAVEYIVAVYGEDGLHKIINNLAQGKNFHDSMIQALGTTPEQFENGWHTWLSGELNQPLYIKREDKV, translated from the coding sequence ATGACCATGAAGCAGCAATATATACTGCAGGAACAGGAGCAACCCGCTTCACATATAGTAAAGCTGCTGTCCGTAGTGCTGGCAGTGCTGTTCATGGTCGGCACATTTATGTTGATCAGGGTACCGGGAGGTATCAAGGGATATTTATACGGGTTCTTTAGAGAAATAGCCCGGGCTCAGACGCTACTGCGCACCCACGGGTGGCAGCATGCCGAGGATGACTATTTAATTATCCGTTACCGGGGTGATCAAGAGGGAGCGGAACTGGTACAGGAAACCACCCGGCTTTTTTACCAGCGCATCTGTGACGATTTTAATTTTACACCGGCCCGAAAGATTCCCATCATTATCCATGCTTCCAGAGAAGAATTAAATGCCAGTTTCGGCTGGCCGGCCAGTGAAAACGCCATGGGCGTATACTGGGGGGGCGTGATCAGGGTACTGGCACCCCGGGCCTGGATAAATGAAGATGATCCCGAGGCAATGAAACGAATTTTCTGGCAGGCCGGCCCCATGGCCCATGAAATGACTCACCTGGTGCTGGATTACGTGGCCCGGGGCAATTATCCCCGCTGGTTTACAGAAGGCCTGGCCCAGTACGAAGAATACAAAATTACCGGTTTTTTGTTCAGCCAGCCGCCGGGAATCTGGGATCGGGGATTATACCCGTTGGAACGCATGGACCGGAATTTTGATGCACTGCTCGATCAAACCCTGGCTTACAGGCAATCGTTATCGGCGGTGGAATACATTGTAGCGGTCTATGGGGAAGACGGGTTGCATAAAATTATTAACAATCTGGCACAGGGTAAAAACTTTCACGACTCGATGATACAGGCCCTGGGAACGACTCCGGAACAGTTTGAAAACGGGTGGCATACCTGGCTGTCCGGGGAACTGAACCAGCCATTGTATATTAAGCGGGAGGATAAGGTTTAA
- a CDS encoding peptidoglycan DD-metalloendopeptidase family protein, whose product MLGSRTGIKTLLLLGIPVLVICAFFSLTRCAVVWDGEVVVVARDREIAEAAVNDYLEQLESSAGMPVKINADTVKYRPTWRFGAVEDKKEIQLCLAQKLDHQYEASGIFVDGKQIVAVKDKAVAQQVLDKLLNTYSVDEDEKGKLSFKQQVEIKPVTVDRYDLMDADRAVEYIRFGGVEVREYKVKEGDTLWDVAIAAKLPVEELMEANPDLTPETMQIGQQIKISRPAPLVDVLTTYQDVRREEMSFRVQEKVDQNLYWGEQKLVQKGSPGQREVVYEVTLENGLETKRRVLEQKVIKEPVPQVIAKGNKKLLAFRGGNGRLAYPTVGSIVSPFGQRWGRVHEGVDIAANYGSPVVAAEAGTVQRAGYRGGYGLCIDISHGSGVVTRYAHLSSAAVKPGQRVERGQFIGRAGSSGNSTGPHLHFEVIVNGVPKNPALFI is encoded by the coding sequence ATGCTAGGTTCCCGTACGGGTATTAAAACACTGTTGTTATTGGGTATTCCCGTACTTGTTATTTGTGCCTTCTTCAGCCTGACCCGCTGTGCCGTGGTCTGGGACGGTGAGGTTGTGGTGGTGGCCAGGGACCGTGAAATTGCTGAAGCTGCTGTCAATGATTACCTGGAGCAATTGGAAAGCTCGGCGGGGATGCCTGTCAAAATAAATGCGGATACTGTCAAATATCGCCCCACCTGGCGGTTTGGTGCGGTGGAGGATAAAAAGGAGATACAGCTTTGTTTGGCGCAAAAGTTGGACCACCAGTATGAAGCCAGCGGTATCTTCGTTGACGGCAAACAAATCGTGGCAGTTAAAGATAAAGCGGTGGCCCAACAAGTACTGGATAAACTATTAAATACATACAGTGTCGATGAAGATGAAAAGGGAAAATTGTCCTTTAAGCAACAGGTGGAAATTAAACCGGTTACCGTGGACCGTTATGACTTAATGGATGCTGACCGGGCGGTGGAATATATCCGGTTTGGCGGTGTGGAAGTGCGGGAGTACAAGGTTAAGGAAGGGGATACCTTGTGGGATGTGGCCATTGCGGCCAAGCTGCCGGTTGAGGAGCTAATGGAGGCCAACCCGGACTTAACACCTGAAACCATGCAAATCGGACAGCAAATAAAAATATCCCGGCCCGCGCCGCTGGTTGATGTGCTAACCACTTATCAAGATGTGCGCCGGGAAGAGATGAGCTTTAGGGTCCAGGAGAAGGTTGACCAAAACCTTTACTGGGGTGAACAAAAACTGGTGCAAAAGGGCAGCCCCGGCCAGCGGGAAGTGGTTTACGAAGTCACCCTGGAAAACGGCCTGGAAACAAAACGGAGGGTTTTGGAACAGAAGGTAATCAAAGAGCCGGTACCCCAGGTTATCGCCAAAGGTAATAAAAAGTTGCTGGCCTTCAGGGGCGGCAACGGGCGCCTTGCTTACCCCACCGTAGGTTCCATTGTATCACCCTTTGGCCAGCGCTGGGGGAGAGTGCATGAGGGAGTGGATATTGCGGCCAATTACGGCAGCCCGGTGGTGGCGGCTGAAGCCGGTACGGTACAGCGGGCCGGTTACCGGGGCGGCTATGGACTCTGTATTGATATAAGTCATGGTAGCGGTGTGGTGACCCGGTACGCGCACCTATCCTCTGCGGCGGTAAAACCGGGGCAGCGTGTGGAAAGGGGCCAGTTTATCGGCCGGGCCGGTTCATCGGGCAATTCCACCGGACCACACCTGCATTTCGAGGTAATAGTTAACGGTGTGCCAAAAAACCCCGCTTTATTTATTTAA
- a CDS encoding SDR family oxidoreductase yields the protein MGYKDVVFDRDAVFLVTGGAGFIGANLCEALLKKGYRVRCLDNFSSGKPENITPFAGNPNFTFIKGDIRDLDVCMRACAGVDYVLHQAAWGSVPKSIEMPLLYEEINIRGTLNMMEAARRQGVRKFVYASSSSVYGDEPNLPKREGREGRPLSPYALTKRANEEYGRLYSKLYNLDTYGLRYFNVFGPRQDPNGAYAAVIPKFIKQLMNDQRPTIYGDGKQSRDFTYIDNVIGANLKACQAPSAAAGMAYNIACGARDYLIDIYYALCRALGKDIEPGFGPERKGDIKHSHADISMARGMLGYAPDYDFARGLALTIDWYKEKL from the coding sequence ATGGGTTATAAGGATGTTGTGTTTGACAGGGATGCGGTTTTTCTTGTTACCGGGGGGGCGGGCTTTATTGGTGCCAACCTGTGCGAAGCGCTGTTAAAAAAGGGTTACCGGGTGCGCTGCCTTGATAATTTTTCCAGCGGGAAGCCGGAGAATATAACCCCCTTTGCGGGTAATCCCAACTTTACCTTCATTAAAGGCGATATTCGTGATTTGGATGTTTGCATGAGGGCCTGTGCCGGCGTGGATTATGTGCTGCATCAAGCAGCCTGGGGCAGCGTGCCCAAAAGCATAGAAATGCCTTTACTATATGAAGAAATAAACATCAGGGGAACGCTCAACATGATGGAGGCGGCCAGGCGGCAGGGGGTGCGTAAATTCGTTTATGCTTCCAGTTCCTCCGTTTACGGTGATGAGCCAAACCTGCCCAAAAGGGAGGGCCGGGAGGGACGCCCTTTATCACCCTATGCTTTGACGAAACGCGCCAACGAAGAATACGGCAGGCTGTACAGCAAGCTATACAATCTTGATACTTACGGCTTGCGCTATTTTAACGTATTTGGCCCAAGGCAAGACCCCAATGGTGCCTATGCCGCCGTTATTCCCAAATTCATCAAACAGTTAATGAATGACCAGCGCCCTACCATTTATGGCGATGGAAAACAAAGCCGTGATTTTACCTATATAGACAATGTCATCGGGGCCAATCTAAAAGCCTGCCAGGCCCCCAGTGCCGCGGCCGGCATGGCCTATAACATCGCCTGCGGTGCCAGGGATTACCTGATTGATATTTATTATGCACTGTGCAGGGCGTTGGGTAAAGACATTGAACCCGGATTCGGACCAGAGCGTAAAGGCGATATCAAGCATTCCCATGCCGATATAAGCATGGCCAGGGGTATGCTGGGTTATGCGCCCGACTATGATTTTGCCCGGGGATTGGCGCTCACCATTGATTGGTATAAGGAGAAATTGTGA